The Ochotona princeps isolate mOchPri1 chromosome 17, mOchPri1.hap1, whole genome shotgun sequence genome segment ctcctggctcctggcttcaaactggctcagctccagcctttgggaccacctggggagtgaaccgtcagatggaggatcttcctgtctttccccctctctgtatatccacctttccaataaaaataaataaatctttaaaaaaatataagaaaaaagaaagaacctgCTACGCAGTGGGACAAGCTCAGGCCCTGTGGGCAGCTCAGGCCTGCCCTTTGCCCTCATTtggcttccccacccccaccagcctcAGAATCAAGTTCACTGAGCAAGAAATCAAACCTTTATTAAGGTCCAGGCCCAGCAGCCCAGTCAAAACACAGCTGCAGGCTCCGCCTGAGCCCCATGCCTGGGTTCTGGGCCCGTGCCAGGCGGGCAGGAGCTCTACACTCATGCGTAGGCCTGGCCCTCTTTCAGCACAAAGGCCTGGAAGAGGCCAGCCAGTTCCTGGGTTGATGGGCTCCACTCGCCAGCCAGTAACCTCCGCATGGCCTCCAGGCCTTCCTGCTCCAAATCCCGCTGCTTCTGCCAGAGCTGCTGGCCGGGACCCTGCAGGCAAAGGCCGAGGGGGctcagccaggagtcagggcctCGCATGTCCTCTCACACTGGCCGTCCCAGCAGCTGGCCTTGAAGAAAGGGGtccctgtctccagccctggagGCTCCCGCATCACCACCACTCCCCCAAGGGCTCCTCCATCAAGAGCAGGGCAGGTGTGTGCCAAGCGGAGTCCCTATCCCCTGGTGGGGGTTGTGGGTGGTAGGGGTACCTGCTGGCTCTCCATCAGCTCCAGGGCCGCCTGGTGTCCCCGGTAGAGGCTGTGCCTGCGATCCACCTGAGCCTGGAATCGGGGCAGGGTCCGAACAGGGTCCTGTGCTCCAAAGGTGGGAGACAGCACCTGGGGGGACTGGGCTACCCCCTGTCCGAAGATGAAAGGTTTGAACACAGACCTGGTGGGCCACAGATGGAAGAATAAGGTGGTTGACACCTCTCACCTCCTTGTCCCTCCccagtacacacacacccctccctcgcCTTCCCCGGCCTCATCCTGCTCACCTGGATGGGTCTGGTGTAGCTGTGAAGAAGTGCACGCAGGGCTGTGTGGGGTCCCGGGGCAGGATGGATACCATGCTGGCCGTGGTACGGAAGCCTCCGGAGTCCATGCAGATGCCACTCTCCTTGTTTCTGAGGATGTCCATCATCACCTCGGCCGTGAGGGTCCCtgccagggaggggagggtgagCCAGCCAGGAGGGGAGGCGGAGGGAAGGGGTGAGCGCCTCCTGGCCCACTCCCCACCGCCACTCCGGACCTTGCTGTCGCTGCAGCAGCTCCCGTCCGGCCCGGAAGCGGGCCTTGGCGGCCTCCATGCGCACAGGCTGCTGGGTCAGGGAGAAGACTTGGGCAAAGTCAAAGGCACCATGCCCGTCCCACCAGCCCTGGGCCCTCGCGTGAGTCCGCAGCTCCGGGTGCTCGGCTGAGATGTCTGTGCCAATGCTCAGCTGGTTGGACAAGTTGCGGGCCCCCTCTGTGGAGGACATAGAGGTGTCATGATGCACCTGCTCCGTGCTGGCACTGGGTGAGGCCTGAGGACATGAGGGTGACCAGAACAACCTACCCTGCTGGAGCCTACAGGGGTAAGGTCAAGGGGAGATGGACAAAACATGGGTGAGCATCTTGAAggagacaggaacccaagcacccaGAGGCATCCAGGAGGGCTTCCCAAAGGAAGCAGCTAGCTGGCTGAACCGTAAGAATTCAGCAAGTGaagggagccaagagctcctggGAGGTTTACACCTGCATCCATCCAGGGCCACCTGCCTCAGGGACGTTGGCCTGATGGGGTCCGAGTGGGGAACACCTCTGCGAGGCAGGTCCTCACCCTGGATCCTCTGCACGGCCCACAGCCTCCCGGCCGTCTCTAGCACCCATGCCTCAGTACGGTCAGCCATCAGGAAGGTGTTGTGGTAGCAGAAGGGCGTGGGGTCCTCCCGACAGCTGCCCCCCTGTCCGTAGCGCTCCAGCAAGTCTGTGATCACATGCCAGGCCTCCCGGGCAGAGCTGCTCCGCTCAAGGGCCAGCCtggcaaagagagagagctctctagGGCataggatgggggtgggggtgggggtgggacagaagtgccagcagatagaagaggtCCAGAGAAGGTTGGTGGCAGGCCACAATCACACAGCACATCCATGGGCCAGCGGCCTTCCTCCGAGGGTCCCCACAACCCCTACTGGGGGCTTTTGTAGACTGAGCCTCTACATGAACATGTGGTTCATAACATTTTACGTCTCGGAAAGCCAGCTGGGAAGCCGCTGCCAGGTTTTGTGGACCAGGAGAGGTTCCTTAGCCTGCGCtgatggaagtgggagaaagagggGGATGGggcatccctcccccacccatcCCTGGGCAAAGCCAGCAGAGCAGGACCCTGAGAGCCAGGgtcagggtggggatggggagcctggagccagaactcTGCCCTCAGATTTCCTGTCTGTGGGGTGGGGCCCATACCTGAGCAGGTCCATGCCCAGCAGGGCTTCCCCCTCGCCCACTGGCTCCTTGGTCCATACGGCCTCATTGCCTATGCAGACACCATGCTCGTTGGCGCCCATCTCAGCCCCCCAGAGCCACGAGGGACGGCTGAGGACCACGGCGTGGGTCTTTGTCACCTGCTCCACCTCAATGTAGGTGCActagaagggaaggagggaagaatcTGCTCAGATTTCACTTCGCGGAAGGTCtcgttcccatttcacagataaggcAGCGGAGGCCCACTGAGGCTAGGTCTAGCAGCCTCCTAGGTGTGTGTGAGCGAGAGGGCAGAGGGAAAAGGTCCCAGAAGAACACCTCCACGTGCCCCTCCTCCCAGAAGCAGGCcgggcgggcggggggggggggcttcccCACCTGCAGCCGGCTCCCGGGAGCGTGCGTGCTTGCGGGCACAAACACCACCTCCTGCACCTCATCCCGGGGTCGGTCTGAGTTCTTGGCAAAGATCACAGCTGGGATGGCCGAGGCTGGGGGCACAGAGACAAAGCAGTCGCAGGAACACGGAGTGTCCGGGCTCGGCGACGCCATCTGGGCAGAGGGGTAGGAGGGGGCAGGGCTTGAGTgtctccctcccaggccacctcTGCCCAGCGCTGGCCACAGCCACCCGCGTAACGGGAAGACCCTGCAGTGGGTTCCGGGAGGTCCAGCACCACCCACACGCGTGCACGAACCGAGGCATTCACTGTCCGCCGGGCTGCAGGCCTGGGCGTCGTCAGCAGCTACGAGGGTCCTGTCCCTGCTGGAAGCCTTGGTCCCAAGGGGCAATCGTGGCACCCTGTCTTGACTCTGGCCCTAAGCTCACCCGTGCAGGCCCAGAAGCCGCCGCACTTCCGCTCACCCTTGCTCGGCGCCTCCAGCACGGTCTGCCCCTCACATTCTGTCCCTCCGAGGCTCCCCTAGCTCACTGCCCGGCGCCGTCGCCTCGGCTTCGGGTCAGGTGCGTCCCATTGGGCAGCCGCTCCCAGGTGACCGGGAAGGCCTTTGGCCCCGGGGGCGGACGGCAACCTGCAGTTCCCGCGCTCCCCACCAGGGCGCGCGCCAGCACCGCCTCTTGCAGCGGCTTCTCGCAGGTTCGCCGGCTGCCTGCCCTAAAGGGCTGAGGCGAACCCGCGCGCTCCTGCAGCGGGCTGGGTCGGCGTGGGGCAGCCCGCATGGAAACGGGGGTATCCGGGGATGCGCGGAGATTCAGGAAGAGCCTCAGCCATTTTTAAGCTTGGCTTGGATTCCTAAGGGGCAATCCCGGGCTGGTGGCGCCTCTGTAATGAGATCTGCGGAGCAGTCATGGGGACATGTGCGGATAACTCCAGTGAATGCActgtttatctttattttcatattgatttgaaaaacagagatgcAGAAGGAGACAGATAGAGCTTCCATCTCGGGATCCTTCCCCCCCACATGTCCccatgggagccaggaactctattcacCACTCCCGCGTTGCAGGGTAAGGAGGACGCGGGTCGCAGGTGGGTGTGCAGGGAGAAAGAACCCAGTCCTTCAGCCACTGTGTacctcctgcaggaagctggatcagaagagtggGGGCAGGAACCGGGCCAAGGCTTAGTAAGTTGAGCCTCTGttgtgctggcatttcatatggtcaTCAGTTCAAGCCCCaagtgtttcacttcccatccagctcccttcccttcgaatgctcctggaaagcagcagaagacggctcaaagcctgCGGCCCCTgccgcccgcgtgggagacctggaaggagctcctggctcctggcttcagactttcaGCTCCTGCagtcgtttgggaagtgaactacagTCTaccttcctttttgttgttgttgttgttttttaagatttatttattttgattgcaaagtcagatatacagagaggaggagagacagagaggaagatcttccatccgatgattcactccccaagtgacagtgctgtgccgatctggagccaggagccaggaacttcctccaggtctcccatgcaggtgcagggtccaaggctttgggccgtcctcgactgctttcccaggccacaagcagggagctggatggaaagtgaagctgctgggattagaatcggcacccatatgggatcctggtgcattcagggcaaggactttagccactaggtcaccgcgccgggcccaaggcgagcagtttagccactaggctactgtgccaggtcctacagtctacctttcaaataaatttttaaaaataagtcatctCTTTCACTGTAAAAAGAATTTGTTTGCTTCTCACAATTAAGCAGTATATCAATTCATCCTTATTCAAAAGGTTGTAAAGTTGAAACAGAAACCTGAAATTGCtttagttttacattttaaaaaatgctaaaaggagagtacatgccaaaaaaaaaataagttctaaGATGTTAAAGCATAAACTTTGTAGTTATGGGATCTACTCTTTGGTCCCCAAAGCCAACACAACAAGAAGGCTCCTGCCCACTCACACCTGCAACTAGAGTGAAGCAAAACAGGGACCAGGAGACTGAAATGCAGCCCCAACTGCTCTAAGCAGCGTTCACATGGTTTAAGGGGAAAGTTCCTCGTGTCAGCAGTATCCTCCACAGTTCCACTCCCTCCGCCAAGAGTGAATCCCACAGCTCAGCCCTCTGCCCAGTACCCCTCTGCTGGCTAACAGTCTCGGTGGGCTGTCCCGGCGCCCCACAAAACAAAGGGGTTCCCAGCCACTGTCTTCTTTGGTGGCTCTGAGCATCACCAGCACTAatacttgattaaaaaaaaaaaaaaagcaccgaGCAACTGGGAATTGAACAGCCCCTCAGTCACCTGGCCACCACACCTGCCCATCATGAGTCTCTCTCAGTTTTCCATGCCCAGATCTGTCACCCCTGTGGCTCAGCATCGCACTTAGGGTATCACCAGTGAGATTCCTTGAGTTGCTTCCTGAATTGATTTAGGGCACATTGACACTGCTGGGTTCTATCATTGACTTTGGATCCTCTGATGTTTGCTGTATTTCCCCCCTAGTTCTGACAAGTTTTTGGGTGGAATTTGGTTCCTAAAGTTCTTTTCCAGGCAACAGTGCCAGGATGCTGAGTGGTCAGGTATGGAGGCGAAGGCTGCGTGGGATGCAGTGCTGGGAGGTTTGTGAGGTCCCCCTTGGATGTCATTCTCTGAGGGTGCTGGAATCCAGGAGCAGATATCCCCCACTACAGGCAGGGGGAGGCGCCACTCCCGCACAGTCCCAGGCTGCAGTGCCTAGCCACCGAGTCACCTTCCCATTTCTGATTCCTTTCACCCCGAGGAACTCTACTGCTAAGGATCAACCCAGATGTTCCTGTGTCGCGGTTccctcctggccactgcaggacTGTCCCGCCAGGGCGCTGCCTCTGAAGGGTCAGAGGTGGCCTTAAAATTTTGGGGGGGTTAGGGACAGGCCAGCCCGGCAGCATTGCCAGGGAGCAAGGGAGCATCAGGGCCCCACCAAAGGCCCCCGCTAAGAATGCAGGTCAGCGGCGGGGAGGAGctgccggggaggaggggcggccTGCCCTGCCCAGACAGGCCTGGCCGGCCCGCGGCTGCCCTCCAGTCCCTGGGGGCAGCAAcggtgggtgggagggagaggagggtcaTCAGGCTCTAGGGTCTGACTCCTTAGAACCAGGAAGACAAGAAAGGCGCCCAGAGGAGTCGGGCTGGCTCGAGGCCTCAGGCAACCTGCTGGTGTCTCCACTCTGACAGGCTGGCAAAGCCAGGACTGAGGGAGACCAGCAATTGTCTCCcccctccgcccccccccccgtccGCAGATCAGCCAGGTTCCTTTAAAAACCCACgataattttgcttttttgtttgttttaaagatttattctatttatttgaaagacagttacagggagagggTGAGAGGAGAATCTtcaaatttgctggttcacttccctaacaGCTACAAGGGTagggagctaggccaggctgaagttaggagccaggagttccttccaggtcttccacgtaggttgcaagggcccaagcacgtgggccatcttctgctgctttcccaggctattaccAGAGAACCTGATTACAActggagcggctgggactggagccagcgcccatataggcACCACAGATGGCACTGCAGATGGTAACTTTACTCACGATGCCACAacacccccatacacacacacacatcttattCTCCCCTCCCAAAGTGGGCCTTAAACTTTGTGCCCCAGAATCTCCTGGGTCAAATGATAAGATGGGCTTGAGAAGTTGACTTAGGGTTACACAGGAGCgggggagagtggggagggggagcagcGAGCCATGGAAAGTCCAGTGGGGGAAAAACAAGAATTTTGGACCTACAGAGTGAAAGAACTCACTCAGGCAACTCTGCCCCTTTGGAGGACCCCCCCACACCTTCCACACTCCAGAGCTCCAGGTTCCCCCGAGGCTTTGAACTCGCTTGCTGGATGAAACAGCAACTGACCACAAGTCCTGGACAGCCTGGGAAAGTGTGAGCAGGTGGGGGAAATTCTGCCCCTTTGGTCTGGGGGCATCAGCAGCGTGCGCTCCCGCTGGGCCAGGGGCTGTTGGCACGCACGGCGGTGGTTGTGTAACTGGCCGGGTCTCTAGCCAGGAGTGGCAGAAGAGCCCTTCCCTCGAGCTTTCCAGCTGGGCCGGTGCCCATCAGATAGCTAAGCTGCCTTTCATCGCCTCATCCCTGATAGGGATCGTCCTGAGTGACGAAATCACTGTCAGTCACCCCCACTTCGCTCGCAGCCAGCAGGACACGGGCAGACACACCCCCACAGGGGCGGGAGCCCATAGCCTGGCTGGCTGTGGGAAGGAAGAGTCAGGAGTTCTTAACAGGGGAAGAGAACTTGGAgcttggaacagccaggatgtatCTAGAACTGTCTGGTCCCAGAAGGTAAAGGCGGAGGGAGGGCCTCTCTCCTTAAGTACCAACCCCCTTCAGGGTAGGgtccaccctccctccccctccagaACCAGTCAGATGGAGATGAGGCGCCCCAGGGGCTGCAGGATCAAAGGGAGGGGTCCGCCCTGCCCTGCAGCTCTGGCCTGGTGCTCCCAGGAGCTGGAAGACAAATGAATCAACAGAGATGCACTGATGACTTTATTATTGCATAAAAAACACaggctgtctctccctcctcctacCCCCAAAAGTGGGTTCACAgcagttcaagaaaaaaaaattcctacatCTTCCTCTAGGGAGGCTGCCTAGCAGGGCAGGCAGCCAAGCCACCTAGATCTATAGAAGTGGGCAGCAGAACACCTATCCAAAGCCCCGACCGACCCGCATACCTTAGAGCTAAGGACCTCTACAGGGAAGTTGGGGGGATGGCTACGTGACcccccaacacccatgtgggagttccccTTAGGATGGTCACTGGACCAGGCTGCCCTGGTAGCCACAGGGAGGGGTGGCTGGTTTCGATGGGTGGAGAGGAAAGGTACCTCACACCCATGGCACCCTCCTTTctctcccaccccccactccccagctggccaggcAACCTCACAGCCTCAGCCCACTCCCCTCCTGTCCCCAACCCTCTCTGGAAGGAAGGATCTGGCTGGCTGGGGGCACAGAAGataagggaaagagagggaatggGGAGCAGAACATTACTTCTTAAACTACCCCAGGCTGCAGGGGCGCCCGCAGGGAGTCTTTGTGTCCCTTTGAAGAAAGGCCCCTTTCCTACACAAACGTGTTCTCCCAACCAGAACCCAGCCCCCATTTCCCAGTCCTCGGACCCCCCCTTCCCCGCCCCAGCATCCCTCCCTACTAAAGCAGGAACAGACACTGAGGGTGTGGGCCCCAGATTTCAGATGGAGTGAACAAGGTGGGGTCTCAGGAGACCCCAGGCTCagtagagaacacacacacacacatgcacacacacacacacacaggtgcacaagccatgcacacacacatatgccctAATATTAAATAAAACACCCTTTGCTTATAACTTAAAAATCAATACACAGCTAATCCCTGCAGAGGGTTCTGGGTGGAGAACCGGCAGCAAGgacggggggaggggaggccagagGGACACTTCAGGTGGGTaaagcccccagccccaccctcccccaggatcagcccctctcctgcccccactcccagcagcccaatcaTCCCCGTGTATGTGAAGGAGAAGGGAGTGAATGGGGACAGCTCCCCGGGCAAAGAACCCCCTCAGTGGGAAGACACCACCCCAAGAGATGGACAGGAAGGAGTCCCCTAAAGTACCCTCTGTGGAAGAGGGAGGGGGCAAGGACCCACCTCAGGGGCTTCGGCTGGACACCCCCGAGGGCAAGGCAAATGCTGGGGACATCAGGTAAAGACCTACAGCCACTCCAGGGCAAGGGCAGCTGGACTACCaagagtgattaaaaaaaaaaagatcaagagtTAAAGACTGGAGTCGGGGAGGAAAGCTCCCATCCCTCCTCCCACACacccctttctctccttttcaaggGGGCTTTGCCTGCTCCCCGCCCCTCCACGCACACCCCATTCTGCCCTTTGTCCCACAGCTCTGGCCTGGACGTTATAAGGAGGGATTCCAATCTTCCTCCCTGGCTCCTTGGGACCGCGTCTGGACGGTTAACACGGAGGCGCATCCAAATTCCTACAGCAACAACCTCCGAACCAGACAGAGGCgcccctcaacacacacaaagacacacacacacacaccccaaggggACCTCCTCAGCCTCCCCGCACCGCTATCTCAGCTCCCCCTAGGGAAAccccaggactcaagcactggaaGGGGGTGAAAGGCGCCTCGGGCGGCTCCGAAGGCGCTTTCCTGCCCGGGTTCCCAGGCACTGTTGGAGCAAACGAGTCCGGACAGCTGCCCCGACCCCAACCCGGCGCTCCGCGGCCGCCTTCCCCTCCCGCCTCCCCAGCAGCCGGTCAAGGGAAATGGCCCGGGCGCGTGCAGGGAAACGGAACGGCGGCGCGCAAAGCTCCTCCCGGGCGGGCGGCATCCTGTCCCCGCCCCAGAACCCAATACTGTCCCTTCAAGCGCCCTTCTCCCCGTCGTCCCCGGATCGCTCTTCCGCACAATAAATAAGCGCCTTCCCTTCTAACTCAAGCCGGCCCCGACAACGACGTGGGCCTTGGGGGTTTTGGGGAACGGCAGCAACCCCCCCATTCGCCCCGAACTCAGTTGGAGGGAGCTGTGCTGCCCTCGGCCTCCCGCTTGCCTTTGCCCCCGGGGGACTCCACAGCACCGCCAGCCTTGCCCTCTCCCTGTGCCGCCCCGGCGGCGGCCGCCTCCTCCTTGGCGCCTTCGTGGGTTTTCATGTGCTTGGCCAGGTGGTCGCTGCGCATGAAGACGCGGCTGCAGACGGCGCAGGGGAACTTCTTGGTGCCCGTGTGGGTCTGGAGGTGGCGCTGCAGCTCGTCGGAGCGCGTGAAGCGCTTGCCGCAGAAGAGCCAGTTGCACACGAAGGGACGGTCGCCGCTGTGCCAGCGCAGGTGCGCCTTCAGGTGCGACGTCTTGGCGTAGGCCTTCCCGCAGCCTGGGATGTGGCAGTTGTGCAAATGCTTCTTCTTGCTGCCGTCGGGTCCGCACGGCGTTCCCAGTCGCTCCGCCTCCAGGCAGTTGGGGCAGCGACACACGGTTTGGCCCGAGCTGCGCGGCACGGACCGCCGGGAGCCTTTGGGCCGGGTCGTGCCGTCCAGAGTGGACTCCAGCCCTTGGGACTCCGGGGCAGCCGCTTCCAAGGCCTTGGCCCCGTCGGGGGGCCCCAGGAGGTGCTGCCCTCCGGCGGCCGGGAGAAGGTGGTGCGGGTGCGGGTGGGGCGGCGGAGCGCAAAGCTGGTGGTCTCCGACGTAGCCCCCCAAACCGGCTTGAAGTGCCCCGGGGTGGCCAGGCGAGGTGAGCGCGCCCTGAGTGTGGGGGAGGTCCATCCAGCTGGTGCCGGGATGGAGGTCCCACCACGAGCCGTCTTCTGTGCCGGGGTGAGTCGGCCGGAACCACGATTCGTAATGGTGGGACATGTCTGGCTGCAAGAGCTTGGAGAAGGGTCCCGGGGCCAAGGGACTGTCGCTTTCCAGGTCCTCGCAGGTTACCCGCGAGGAGGCCCCCGGCAGCTCATAGCCCTGGGAGAAGTCCACCTCCGGGCCCAGCGGAAGGCTCTGCAGCTCCCCGGGCTGCAGCGGGGATGGGTAGTCCCCGGCCTCGGGGCTCGTATGGCCCTGGTACGTTTGCAGAGGCTGCAGGTCGAGGCGCGGCGGAGAGCCGTGCGGTGCGTCCGTGTGTTGGCTGCCGAGAGAGCCGCAGACAGCGGTTAGCATTGCCGGGATCCCGGGTGGAGCGGGGGACAGGGATGGTCAGGGGCACCTCAGGTGGGACCtaggggaaggaaaaaagaaaagtgaggaaAGTCGCCCACTTTGGTTCCTGATCTGGATTCGCCACCCCCCTCCACGGGAAGAGGGCATTTACAAATGCTGGTAAGGGTTGAGAATGGGAGGTGAGGGCAGAGGAGAATGGAGAGCCACTGTTTGAAGTGACCGCTCCCCTAGGACatcctgggagcagagctggtcccaggcacctgcagggcACGGCTGGTGCCAACACCAAGCATAGCACACCTCCAGTTAGCCCTAATGCAGACCCGTGCACCTGCCTCAACAGCCAACTCGGCACCCTGCTGGCTGGTGGGGGTCCTCTGCTGGTGAAAGCAGAGCCTAAGTGGTTCCCGTCCTTCAGAAAGCCCAGAGCCAATCCTGAGCTGTCACCAAGGCCCAACCTCTCCCCTAATACCCAGCTCTCTTCCAGGCCTGGTTGCctagcccccccacccccatcaaaTCCAATCCCACACTTGGCCGTCGCCCCTTTCCTGCGGGCAGGGACCTCACCTCCCTGGGCTGCAGCCGCTGTTGTATCAGTTTCCTTGGAAgttccccactccctccctgctgcccagaGCAAGTCAAATCCTCTTCTGTCTCCCGACCCACCCCAGTGCCAGCCCACTCTCTGGCTGTCACCCATGCCCTTCCTCCGAGCCAGGCGGTAGGAGGAACAGGAAGTCAGGAGCAGCTGGGTCCCTCAGAGAAGGGGGGCAGCCACAGAACAGCTTACCAACAAACTCAAAGATCCAATGCCACCCCCTTCAGGGGTGCAGGGTCAGAGTGTGCAAGAGGAGGGCAGAATTGCCCAGAATCTACCAGGGGGTGCAATCCTGGCCGGCACAGGGTGGAGGGGGCGatccccaccatggtggatcaCCATGAGTGAGTGGAGACTCACGGAGCCAAGCTGGTCCTCTCACTTTACAGATGACCAGCAAACTTGGAGCACTAACTTGAGCGAGGATGCTGCCAAGAGTCAGTTCACAAGGACTGTCTTCCTCCGCCCAGCCTAGAACCCCAACGAACCAAGTCTCCCTTCGGAGGGGGAGGAACCAAAGCCCCCCCTCCAGGAGTCctccacacacctccaggagTCCCCCCCCCTTAAAGCCTGGCAGCTCTGGTGCCTtggtgtgccaggctgggcctTCTCTGATGGGGGGATGGGACAGAAAGGTCCCACACTTAGGACCCCACAGCAGGGCTCCGCTGACCCCTTAACCCCTTCTGCCTCCAGGACCAGGGTGGTGGCCCTGGTTgtctgggagaggcagggagagaagggctGGGGCGCCTACTCAGGCTCCGGCTGCCTCACCACAAGAAAGGAGCCGGGGTAAAGCCGCAGGAAGGGAGCCCCaggccggggcggggcggcccCCAGTAGGGACGGGGCGGGAGAGGGGAGGCCTGGGACCCTAATAGCTCTTGGCGCCTGGGAACTGCCGCAGGGACTGGGACGCCCCAGGCTCGCAGAATGGCCTCTCTTGACCTCGGAGCGGAGAAGTGCGCGCAGCACAGACTGTAGCAGTGGCCTGCCCCGagatttcaagaaagaaaaggcCAGGACGCCTCGGCgcctcctgctccctcccaggcgaGGGTAGGTAAGCCAGAGATAACCCTGTGGCCCATCCCGCCGGCGTTCAGACGCTCCAGATGCGCGCACTCCCAGTTCGCAATGTTCCAGTCCGCCAGTTGTCCCCGTCGCTCCAGTTTCCCCAGTTTCCAGCCTCCGCTGTCcctccagtctctctctctctttctctcgctcgctcgctcttgcTCCCGCTCTCGCTCACGTTCACCCAGTCTCCCTCCATCGGTGCCCTGAGTCCCTGGGATCCCGGAGGACCACCCCGCTCCCACCGCTACAGGAGACTGCCTCGCGTAGGGAGCGCATTatccccctcccctgctccccggAGAGAATCCGGGCAGTGCGACTCCCCTGGTTACCCCGGCCCGGGCTCGGGGCTCCTACCTGGAGGCTGCGCTCGGGCTCCGGGTGCGGCAGGCTGGACACCTAGGGACGCGCGCTCATGGGCCCTGGGCTCTCTCGCGGCCAGGGTGGGCAGCAGCCGAGGGTGCCGGGTTGCGACGAGACCGGGCGGCGGCCGAGGAGACGCTGAGAGCCGGCGGGAGGGCGGAGGCCAGAAGGCGGGCGGGAGCCGGCGAGCAAGCGAGCGAGCGAAAGAGCGAGCGAGGCCAGCTCCGCCCGTGACTCACTCGCGCTCTCTGCCTGCATCCTCTCCCCTGCGCTCCTTTTTCCCCCCAACTCGCGGCCCCGCCCACCTCACCTGCTGCAGCCTTTAACCCTTGCGGGCTCGGCCGGACGggaggcccagcctggccctagaGGTGGGGGCGGACGGCGGGGGGAGCGGGAGGGCTGGCCAACTAGGACGGTCCCCTCCGCACCCTGGCTCCTCCTCGTCCCTCTCCAGCCCCCTAGGCGAGGGGCCCGGGCGCGGTGTTTCCCAGGTTCTGAGAGCCGCCCGTCCTGTCGGGTGAAAACTGCCCTCGGGCTGCCTCTGTCCGGCTGGGGACGCGGGACTCTGGCCCTGGCGGGGGTGGCGGGGGCGAGAGGAGGAGGGGCGTGCCGAGGGACGGGGGTGGACACTGCACCCGTCCGTCTCCA includes the following:
- the SP6 gene encoding transcription factor Sp6, with the translated sequence MLTAVCGSLGSQHTDAPHGSPPRLDLQPLQTYQGHTSPEAGDYPSPLQPGELQSLPLGPEVDFSQGYELPGASSRVTCEDLESDSPLAPGPFSKLLQPDMSHHYESWFRPTHPGTEDGSWWDLHPGTSWMDLPHTQGALTSPGHPGALQAGLGGYVGDHQLCAPPPHPHPHHLLPAAGGQHLLGPPDGAKALEAAAPESQGLESTLDGTTRPKGSRRSVPRSSGQTVCRCPNCLEAERLGTPCGPDGSKKKHLHNCHIPGCGKAYAKTSHLKAHLRWHSGDRPFVCNWLFCGKRFTRSDELQRHLQTHTGTKKFPCAVCSRVFMRSDHLAKHMKTHEGAKEEAAAAGAAQGEGKAGGAVESPGGKGKREAEGSTAPSN
- the SCRN2 gene encoding secernin-2 isoform X1 — protein: MASPSPDTPCSCDCFVSVPPASAIPAVIFAKNSDRPRDEVQEVVFVPASTHAPGSRLQCTYIEVEQVTKTHAVVLSRPSWLWGAEMGANEHGVCIGNEAVWTKEPVGEGEALLGMDLLRLALERSSSAREAWHVITDLLERYGQGGSCREDPTPFCYHNTFLMADRTEAWVLETAGRLWAVQRIQEGARNLSNQLSIGTDISAEHPELRTHARAQGWWDGHGAFDFAQVFSLTQQPVRMEAAKARFRAGRELLQRQQGTLTAEVMMDILRNKESGICMDSGGFRTTASMVSILPRDPTQPCVHFFTATPDPSRSVFKPFIFGQGVAQSPQVLSPTFGAQDPVRTLPRFQAQVDRRHSLYRGHQAALELMESQQGPGQQLWQKQRDLEQEGLEAMRRLLAGEWSPSTQELAGLFQAFVLKEGQAYA
- the SCRN2 gene encoding secernin-2 isoform X2, coding for MASPSPDTPCSCDCFVSVPPASAIPAVIFAKNSDRPRDEVQEVVFVPASTHAPGSRLQCTYIEVEQVTKTHAVVLSRPSWLWGAEMGANEHGVCIGNEAVWTKEPVGEGEALLGMDLLRLALERSSSAREAWHVITDLLERYGQGGSCREDPTPFCYHNTFLMADRTEAWVLETAGRLWAVQRIQEGARNLSNQLSIGTDISAEHPELRTHARAQGWWDGHGAFDFAQVFSLTQQPVRMEAAKARFRAGRELLQRQQGTLTAEVMMDILRNKESGICMDSGGFRTTASMVSILPRDPTQPCVHFFTATPDPSRG